From the genome of Watersipora subatra chromosome 9, tzWatSuba1.1, whole genome shotgun sequence:
gtatatataatatataggatattatatacaatgtatatggtatatgtaatatatagggtaatatatatatggtatatgtaatatatagagtattatgtatgtatatggtatatatgatatttatgtatatatctcatatgtgcatatatgcaTGCCAAGTATATACACGTATAGGCCACCTCAAGTATAATTATTTAtgtaactataaattataataaataaaaatcatcatATAAAAGGAAGGGGTCATAATTAGTAAAAACACAGCATCTGTTGAATTccaaaacttaaattttttttgtttattattttttttaatcaaaaatgtgtttacttactaaaatattattatcaCCATTCGACTTgacattatgtattttatgacaaacataATATCTGATCTGCATCTgatttaacaataataaaactaagCAGCTGGGCtaacattaatttttattttatatatagccCGTGTATTcatcaatgtatatatatatattgatatatatctTTTTATTTGCCCTTTGTCGAACTTGCCTGCCAATGCAAGTATATTGTTCATCGACTTCAATTATTAATGTGCTCATTGCAGGGTCCACCCCAACTCTATCTAAGGCCAAGTGGAGTGTCCCCAGAGACAAAACAATCGGCTCTATTATACTCTTTGtcaagaaaattttaaaaatggacTCATCAAAGTCACTTTTTGTATATGTGAAACAGACCTTTGCCCCATCAGCAGATGTGGAAGTTGGAAAGTTGTTGGACTGTTTTGGCAGTGATGGTCAACTGGTGCTCCACTATTGCTTAACAGAAGCCTGGGGTTGATGAAACTTCCTCGCAATTGCATAGTATTTATTTGAGCATATACATCAATCATTATGCACAAAAATTGTGAAGAGATGCTATACATGTAGAAATTTATGCATGTGAATTGTATACAGCATTTACATgcaatagatatatacatagacatTGAAGTGCGCCTTGTAAACCGATGATTAACATGAGATTGTCATGCAGCAAAAATGTATTTAATTCATTGTA
Proteins encoded in this window:
- the LOC137403939 gene encoding ubiquitin-like protein ATG12; this translates as MDETSSAKADENEPTSPTSADVEQSPLVCRPLPSDKIIVLLRPAGSTPTLSKAKWSVPRDKTIGSIILFVKKILKMDSSKSLFVYVKQTFAPSADVEVGKLLDCFGSDGQLVLHYCLTEAWG